From the genome of Emys orbicularis isolate rEmyOrb1 chromosome 17, rEmyOrb1.hap1, whole genome shotgun sequence, one region includes:
- the SLC6A4 gene encoding sodium-dependent serotonin transporter produces MKKSSSNETQTLTSKKELLDCTEGEDCQENGLLVKNPKSALQLVEDGNKVHPSQGDKGEAGQISNGYSVVQSPVTCKGIGDGEDVQCTAPAATTTTTTTTSTTCGVEAQPQLLELEERETWSKKMDFLLSVIGYAVDLGNVWRFPYICYQNGGGAFLIPYTIMAIFGGIPLFYMELALGQYHRNGCISIWRKICPIFKGIGFTICIIAFYIASYYNTIMAWALYYLISSFTSELPWTSCKNAWNTVNCTNYFTNASITWTPHSISPAEEFYTRHILQVQRSKGLDDLGGISWQLTLCLLLIFTIVYFSIWKGVKTSGKVVWVTATFPYIILFILLIRGATLPGAWRGVVFYLKPDWQKLLATEVWVDAAAQIFFSLGPGFGVLLAFASYNKFHNNCYQDALVTSTVNCMTSFVSGFVIFTVLGYMAEMRNEEVSEVAKDTGPSLLFITYAEAIANMPASTFFAIIFFLMLLTLGLDSTFAGLEGVITAVLDEFPHVWGKRREWFVLGLIIACFLGSLTTLTFGGAYVVKLFEEYATGPAVLTVVFLESIAVAWFYGINQFCSDMKEMLGFTPGWYWRLCWVAISPIFLLFIICSFMSSPPDLRLFDYNYPYWTTIVGYCIGTSSVICIPIYMAYRLIITPGTLKERILKSITPETATEIPFGDIRMNAV; encoded by the exons ATGAAGAAGTCATCCAGCAATGAGACCCAGACTCTTACTTctaagaaagagctcttggactGTACGGAAGGTGAAGATTGCCAAGAGAATGGACTCCTGGTCAAGAACCCTAAATCCGccctgcagctggtggaggatgGGAATAAGGTCCACCCCAGCCAGGGAGATAAAGGGGAAGCAGGTCAGATCTCCAATGGCTACTCAGTGGTTCAGAGCCCAGTTACTTGCAAAGGAATAGGAGATGGGGAAGATGTCCAGTGCACGGCCCCAGCagccaccactaccaccaccaccaccacttccacCACTTGTGGGGTGGAGGCTCAACcacagctgctggagctggaggaaagAGAGACCTGGAGTAAAAAAATGGACTTTCTTCTCTCTGTCATTGGCTATGCAGTGGATCTGGGCAATGTATGGCGATTTCCCTATATATGCTACCAAAATGGAGGAG GAGCGTTTCTCATCCCGTACACCATCATGGCCATCTTTGGAGGCATCCCCCTCTTTTACATGGAGCTAGCACTGGGACAGTACCACAGGAATGGGTGTATCTCAATTTGGAGGAAAATTTGTCCTATTTTCAAAG GAATTGGCTTTACTATCTGCATAATAGCTTTCTACATAGCCTCTTACTACAATACCATCATGGCTTGGGCCCTCTACTACCTCATTTCATCCTTCACGTCAGAACTGCCATGGACCAGCTGCAAAAATGCTTGGAACACCGTCAACTGCACCAACTACTTCACCAATGCCAGCATTACCTGGACCCCACACTCCATCTCCCCTGCAGAAGAATTTTATAC CCGCCACATTCTACAGGTGCAAAGATCCAAAGGGCTGGATGATCTGGGAGGCATTAGCTGGCAACTGACACTCTGCTTATTGTTGATATTCACTATTGTGTACTTCAGCATCTGGAAAGGGGTCAAAACATCTGGCAAG GTGGTGTGGGTGACTGCCACGTTCCCTTACATCATACTCTTTATCCTGTTAATACGAGGGGCCACACTGCCTGGAGCCTGGAGGGGGGTTGTCTTCTACCTGAAGCCTGACTGGCAGAAACTCCTGGCCACTGAG GTCTGGGTGGATGCTGCAGCTCAGATTTTCTTCTCTCTTGGTCCAGGTTTTGGGGTCCTACTAGCTTTTGCCAGCTACAACAAATTCCACAACAACTGCTACCA GGATGCATTGGTTACCAGTACGGTGAACTGCATGACTAGTTTTGTGTCTGGATTTGTCATTTTCACTGTGCTTGGATATATGGCTGAAATGAGGAATGAAGAGGTGTCGGAGGTTGCTAAAGATACTG GGCCCAGCCTTCTCTTCATTACCTACGCAGAGGCCATTGCAAACATGCCGGCTTCGACTTTTTTTGCTATCATATTTTTCTTGATGTTACTCACTCTGGGATTAGACAGCACG tttgcagggctggagggggtgatCACTGCGGTGCTGGATGAATTCCCACATGTTTGGGGAAAGCGCAGGGAATGGTTTGTCCTTGGTCTGATCATCGCTTGCTTCCTGGGGTCATTAACAACCCTGACATTT GGTGGTGCATACGTAGTGAAGCTGTTTGAAGAATATGCTACAGGCCCTGCTGTCCTAACGGTGGTGTTTCTAGAATCCATTGCGGTGGCCTGGTTCTATG GCATCAACCAGTTTTGCAGTGacatgaaggaaatgctgggcTTCACTCCAGGCTGGTACTGGCGACTCTGCTGGGTAGCAATCAGCCCCATCTTCCTTTTG ttcatCATTTGCAGTTTTATGTCCAGCCCTCCTGATCTACGGCTTTTTGACTATAACTATCCCTACTGGACCACTATAGTGGGTTACTGCATAGGAACCTCCTCTGTTATCTGCATTCCAATCTACATGGCTTATCGGTTGATAATCACCCCAGGAACACTTAAAGAG CGTATTCTAAAAAGCATTACCCCGGAGACAGCCACAGAAATTCCCTTTGGGGACATCCGCATGAATGCAGTTTAG